The following nucleotide sequence is from Cicer arietinum cultivar CDC Frontier isolate Library 1 chromosome 2, Cicar.CDCFrontier_v2.0, whole genome shotgun sequence.
tgttcTGTTTCCTTACATTTCTTGCTTTCTATTTAAATGTTGAGTTCAAAAAGATCAACATGAGAATCTCTGATAAATGTTttgctttggtttggtttgtatTTTGTAAGAATTACCCTCTCTTTTGGCCTCTCCATGTCTCTTTTAATATTTCATGAGGTTGTACCtgctttgatttttttattaattaatattcatttatattCCTCTTCTGATATACTTGTTACATTAACAGGTGCCTATTGTCCCCAGTCATGCGGTTTCTATTAATGATTCCGTGTCAGCAGAAGAAGCTGCTGAAGATTATGAGTTTGTCATCCGACAGTTAGTGAGAACCCGTGTTGTCAACGCGTCTGAGATAAGTGACTGCCCAAAATTTGATCTTATTCTGCTAGAATTGGGTACAGATGGTCATGTTGCCTCTTTATTTCCTAATCACGCGGCACTCAACGAAAGAAAAGAATGGGTAACTTTCATTACCGACTCCCCTACACCCCCACCTGAGAGAATCACATTCACCTTGCCTGTTATCAATTCTGCGTCCAACGTAGCAATGGTTGCAACAGGTGAAAGCAAAGCGGATGCGGTACTGTTGGCAGTTGATGAGATTGGACCTGATCGCCCGTCAATACCAGCAAGAATGGTCCAACCACCTAACGGAAAGTTGGTGTGGTTTTTGGATAAGCTTGCTGCATCAAAACTCGAAGATTCCGACTTGAACAATTAGTGTGAAATTCAAGTTCCTTGCAGAGGTGTAAGTTTGTATGTAGTGTTAAGGGATTTGACAAATATTGATCTTCCTTAGATCCTGCTTTTTTATTTTGGGTTATTGGTTATGATGATGGTCTATTTTGTTTGCAATTTAGAATGAAAAGTCAGGTTCAAGTAATTCTAGTAGTTCACTTTCCATTACCCTCTTCCCAATTTCATGTTTATATGGAAAATTGAAATGTATCCCTCACCCTTTTTTTGTTACTTAAATTTGAGGAATCGAGGAAACTAAAACTAAGGTTTACTTAGTGGTTGGAATTTGAAGAGTTAGATAGTAGAATGATAAAAAGGAGGTAGATTCAATCTCGTTATCAATAAAATCATAACtaatattaacaaaattaattactaacattggtcgttgaaaaaaaattggatatttCACCATTTGGTTTTCAGGAGAAAAGACCATAGTAATTCAGAGTTTGATAGGAGGTAAATAATGTCTgaccaaaaattatttcattcagAATTTGAACTCGGGTTCTCTCGAATGATTCACTCTTGCATGAAGTTTATTAATCATTTGAGctcaattatttgattaaatcgaATAATTTTTTAACCTCTATAAAAAGATATTGTGTTACGTCACGtatactttttcttttgacatttgTGGCTATTGATCCATGCCAATGTGAACCATCAAATATTCACATATCATTTCAGTTAACTATTTTGGAGCACGTTTGGTGCTTGGAGTTGGAGGAATGATGGAAAAGAcaattgaaattataatttatcatttttttttatatgtacaAAAATTTATACTTAAATTTAGTTTGGATGGATTGGGCATAGAATATATCCACATATTAAAGATcgtaataaattaattagacACTTTTTATCAATGTATCATTTGGATAGGTTTaggaaaatatgaataaaaaaaaagtttatgaaaataaaaagtattggtatttttaaaaaaaaagaacgcatgaaatttttaacaattttaatattatatgtttttaaacATTATCTCTTTACTTACAgacaaatttagaaaataacaaTTCAATGGAAGAATTTAACGGTATTCGCGGGTCAATTTCGCTCcgttttgattaaatttaatgtTCAACCTGATAAAAAatacatgatttggttttgttcgaatttatatatatatattttttttatagaatctaaaccaaaccaaatagatGTATAATGGATTGGTTTGGGTTAAGTTGATCGGATTACAACAcaaaataattatgtttataataatatattaaaatttcaaaacatggAGTAGTGAGAACTGAGAAGAAAGTGTGATTTTTATAATCCTAATTCTATCTATGTCTTTAACTATATATACTAGTATACTATCCTAATTTATATCTT
It contains:
- the LOC101492815 gene encoding probable 6-phosphogluconolactonase 1 yields the protein MALSGDHKSRGELRIYDSEDEVKTVLAEYVAEISDAAVQEHGVFALAISGGSLIDLMGKLLQPPYNKTVDWTKWYILWADENVVSKNHEDSSFKHAKDVFLSKVPIVPSHAVSINDSVSAEEAAEDYEFVIRQLVRTRVVNASEISDCPKFDLILLELGTDGHVASLFPNHAALNERKEWVTFITDSPTPPPERITFTLPVINSASNVAMVATGESKADAVLLAVDEIGPDRPSIPARMVQPPNGKLVWFLDKLAASKLEDSDLNN